The window CGCGCGCTCGGCCTGCTTCGCCGCCACTTCCGCCGCGACAGCGCGTTCGCGTTCGCGACGCGGCATTTCCTGCGTGTACCACCACCAGGCGGCCACGCCCAAGGCGATGGCCAGCACCAGCATGCCCAGCTGCTTCACGGTTTGGCGGCGGGGCAATAGGCCTTGATCGCAGCCTGGTTCAATTCGATCTGCGAGGCGCGCTCGTCGCTGCTGAGGTTGCGGTCCGACTTGCCATCGCCATTGGTATCGACGCCGACGGCCTGGTTGGTCTGCAATCGCGTGAGGTTGCTGCGCGAGTTGGCGCACTGCTCGTTTTCGACAGGTTTGACCGTGGCGATTTCGGGCGTGTTGCCTTTGTTGTCGATGTCGCGGCTCTTGTGCGCCTGCGTCGGCGGCAGGTCGGCGTAGTGGGTCACGCCCTTGGCGTCCTTCCACTGGTACACGCGTTGCTGCTGGGCCAGGGTGGGCGCGGCCGCCAGCAACAGGGCAAGCGCGGCGGCGACGGTGCGGGTGGCGTGCATGGCGTACTCCAGGGGGATCCCGCGCCGATTGCAGCACCGCAACGTGGCCACCGCAAGTCCGGCGGCTTCGGCGCGGGCAGGATAGGCCCTACACTGGCCCGATGGATCCGAACCACAACGCCACCCCGCCACGCCCGCGCGGCCGCGGCATCTACCTGCTGCCCAACCTGCTGACCACCGGCGGTCTGTTCGGCGGCTTCTTCGCGATCATCGCGGCCTCGCAGGGGCGCTTCGAGACCGCCTGCATCGCGATCTTCGTGGCCGCGGTGCTGGACGGGCTGGATGGCCGGGTCGCGCGCCTGACCAACACCCAGAGCGAATTCGGCGTGCAGTACGACTCGCTGGCCGACCTGGTCAGCTTCGGCATGGCCCCGGCGCTCGTGATGTACCACTGGGCGCTGGTGGGCATGAAGCTGGACGGCGTGACTGCCGGCAAGCTGGGCTGGCTGGGCGCGTTCCTGTATGCGGCCTGCGCCGCGCTGCGGCTGGCGCGCTTCAACAGCCAGGTGGGCCAGGTCGACAAGCGCTGGTTCATCGGCCTGGCCAGCCCGGCGGCGGCCGGATTGATGGCCAGCTTCGTCTGGACCTGCACCGTGTTCGGCTGGACCGGCGAAGAATTGCGTTACGTCGCGTTGGGATTGACCGTCTGCGCCGGCCTGCTGATGGTCAGCCGGCTCCGCTACAACAGCTTCAAGGGCAGCGGCACCGGACCGAAATCGGACCGGGTGCCGTTCTTCGCCTTGCTGATCGTGGTGGTGGTGCTGATCGCACTGTGGATCGAGCCGCCGGTGACCTTGCTGGTGACCGCCACGTTGTATGCCGTGTCCGGGCCGGCGATGTGGTTCCGTCGGCGTCGGCTGGACGCCGCTGCGTGAGTTGGGATCCGTTCCAGCGCGCGGTCCTCGCCGAACTTGGGCATGTGGTCTACCGGCCGCCGGTCGCGGCGCAGGGCGTACAGGTGGATGATGCGGTGCTGGCGCGGTTGGCGCGCGCGGCAGGCTTGGAGCCGGAGGATTTCAGCCTGCAGTTCGGCGACCTCACGCCGCTGGCGAAGTTGCAGGGCGATGCCCGTGCCAAGCGCGCGCTGTGGCCGCGCCTGCGGGCGATGCGGCGGGGAATGGCGTGAACGCGCAGCGCGCGGACGCGGTGGCGGCCGTGCCGCACCTGCGGCCGATGCGCGAGGCCGACCTCGACGAGATCATGCGCATCGAGCTGCGCGCCTACCCGTTCCCGTGGACCCGCGGGATCTTTCGCGACTGCATGCACGCCGGTTATCCGATGTGGGTGCAGGAGCGCGACGGCGAGATCGTCGGCTACGGCGTGCTCAGCATCGGCGTGGAGGAAGCGCACGTGCTCAACCTGTGCACCGCGCCCGGCAGCGAAGGCCAGGGCCTGGGCCGGCGCATGCTGCAGGCCTTGCTGCGGGTTGCGCGCGGTTTCGGCTCGCAACGCGTGTTCCTGGAAGTGCGCCCGTCCAACCCGCGCGCGATCGCGCTGTACGACGCCAGTGGCTTCAACGAGATCGGTCGCCGCCCGCGCTATTACCCCGCCGCCAACAACGGCCGCGAGGACGCGATCGTCATGGCGATGGAGTTGTTGTCGGACGACATCACGAAGATGCCGCCGCTGTAGAAATAGGCCGGATCAACCAAGCCGCTCGCGCTGCGCAGTCAGCGCCTCCAGCTTCGCGCTCCAGTCGACCAGTCGCGCGCGTTCCTGCTCCACCACCGCGGCCGGCACGTTGCCGCCGAACTTGGCCAGCTTGGCCTCGCTCTTGTCCTTCTCGGACGCGACACGCGCGAGTTCCTTGTCCAGGCGCACGCGCTCGGCGTCCAGGTCGACCAGGCCTTCCAGCGGCACGAATAGTTGCAGCTCGCCGACCACAGCAGGTGCTGCAGCCGGCGGATCGCCCGCCAGCGTGTCGATGCGCTCCAGCTTGCACAGGAAGCGCAGTTGCGCGTCGAAGCGCTCGATGCGCGCGGCATCGTCGGCGTTGCCGCCGCGCACCAGCAGCGAGACCTGCTTGGCCGGCGAGACGCCAAGTTGGCTGCGGATGCTGCGAAGCGCGGTGATGACGGCCTTCAGCCATTCGATATCGGCGTTCGCTTCCTGATTGATCAGGTGAGTTTCCGCATCAGGATAGGCTTGCGTCATGACACTCTGGCCATCGATGCCGAGTTGCGGCGCGATCTGGCGCCAAAGTTCCTCGGTCACGAAGGGAGCAATCGGATGCAGCAGTCGCAGCGCGGATTCAAGCACCTGCAAGGCGGTCTGCGCGGTGCTGTCCTTGTGCCCGATGGAGTCGCCTTGGAAATATGGTTTCGAAAGCTCGATGAACCAGTCGCAGTATTCGTTCCAGAGGAATTCGTACACGCACTGCGCAGCAAGATCGAAACGATAGTTCGCGAAATGCGAATGAACGTCCGCAATGGCTTCCTGAAGGCGACCGACAATCCATTGATTGATGACGAGTCCGGCTGTTGAAAAACGCCGCTCCGCATGCAGCCACTTCCGCTCATCGGCCGGAATGGACTCGATGTTCATCAAGACAAACCGCGTCGCGTTCCACAACTTGTTGCAGAAATTCTTGTATCCCTCCGCGCGCTGCAGGTCGAACTTGATGTCGCGGCCGGGGCCGGCCAGTGCGGCCATGGTGAAGCGCAACGCGTCGGCGCCGAACGCGGGGATGCCGTCCGGGAATTCCTTGCGCGTGGCCTTCTCGATCTTCGGCGCATCGGTGGGCTTCATCAGGCCGGTGGTGCGCTTGGCGACCAGCGCATCGATGCTGATGCCGTCGATGATGTCGAGCGGGTCGAGGATGTTGCCCTTCGACTTCGACATCTTCTGGCCGTCCTTGTCGCGGACCAGGCCGGTGATGTAGACGTCGCGGAACGGCACGCGATCGACCAGCTGGTCGGTCATCATGATCATCCGTGCCACCCAGAAGAAGATGATGTCGAAGCCGGTGACCAGCACGGAGGTCGGCAGCGCGACGTCGAAGCCGAGTTCGCCCATTCGATCTTCGTTCGGCCAGCCTTGAGTGCTGAAGGGGAACATCGCCGAGGAGAACCAGGTCTCCAGCACATCGGGATCCTGGCGCAGCGCTGCATCGCCAAGGCCGTGCGTTGCGCGCACTTCGTCTTCGTTGCGACCCACGTAAATCTTGCCGGCGTCATCGAACCACGCCGGGATGCGGTGGCCCCACCAGAGCTGGCGGCTGATCGTCCAGTCCTGGATGTTCTCCAGCCAGTGGCGGTAGGTATTGATCCAGTTCGGCGGCACGAACTTCACTTCGCCCGATTCGACGAGTTCGAGGCCACGCTTGGCCAGCGTGTCCATCTTCACGAACCACTGGTCGGTCAGGAACGGCTCGATCACCTGGCCGCTGCGGTCGCCGCGCGGCACCTGCAGGCGGTGCGGCTTGATCTCCATCAGCAGGCCGGCAGCGTCGAGGTCGGCGACGATCCGCTTGCGCGCGTCGAAGCGATCCAGTCCGCGATACGCGGCGGCAATGTCATCGCGCGAGTCGATGATCTTCGCCTCGTCGGTGAAGATATTGATCATCGGCAACGCATGCCGTTGGCCCACCGCGTAGTCGTTGAAATCATGCGCAGGCGTGACCTTGACCACGCCGGTGCCGAAGGCCTTGTCGACGTAGTCGTCGGTGATCACCGGGATGCGGCGACCGGTCAGCGGAAGCTCCACGAACTTGCCGTGCAACGCGAGGTAACGCGCGTCTTCCGGGTGCACCATCGCCGCGGTATCGCCGAGCATGGTTTCCGGGCGCGTGGTGGCGACCACCAGGTAGTCGCGGGTTTCGCGCAGGGTCTCGACGCCGTCGGCGTCGTGTTCCACGTGCTCGTAGGTCACGCCGTCGGCCAGCGGATAGCGGATCGACCACATGTGGCCGTTCTCTTCCTCGCTGGCGACTTCCAGGTCGGAGATCGCGGTCTTCAGCACCGGGTCCCAGTTGACCAAACGCTGGCCGCGATAGATCAGGGGTCGGGATTGCCGTCCTTG of the Thermomonas carbonis genome contains:
- a CDS encoding DUF4124 domain-containing protein, with the protein product MKQLGMLVLAIALGVAAWWWYTQEMPRRERERAVAAEVAAKQAERADSLYRWRDDAGNLQITDEPPAGRKYERISRTPQEGIEIKGDRD
- a CDS encoding DUF4124 domain-containing protein, whose product is MHATRTVAAALALLLAAAPTLAQQQRVYQWKDAKGVTHYADLPPTQAHKSRDIDNKGNTPEIATVKPVENEQCANSRSNLTRLQTNQAVGVDTNGDGKSDRNLSSDERASQIELNQAAIKAYCPAAKP
- the pssA gene encoding CDP-diacylglycerol--serine O-phosphatidyltransferase gives rise to the protein MDPNHNATPPRPRGRGIYLLPNLLTTGGLFGGFFAIIAASQGRFETACIAIFVAAVLDGLDGRVARLTNTQSEFGVQYDSLADLVSFGMAPALVMYHWALVGMKLDGVTAGKLGWLGAFLYAACAALRLARFNSQVGQVDKRWFIGLASPAAAGLMASFVWTCTVFGWTGEELRYVALGLTVCAGLLMVSRLRYNSFKGSGTGPKSDRVPFFALLIVVVVLIALWIEPPVTLLVTATLYAVSGPAMWFRRRRLDAAA
- the rimI gene encoding ribosomal protein S18-alanine N-acetyltransferase, translating into MREADLDEIMRIELRAYPFPWTRGIFRDCMHAGYPMWVQERDGEIVGYGVLSIGVEEAHVLNLCTAPGSEGQGLGRRMLQALLRVARGFGSQRVFLEVRPSNPRAIALYDASGFNEIGRRPRYYPAANNGREDAIVMAMELLSDDITKMPPL